A genomic window from Populus alba chromosome 19, ASM523922v2, whole genome shotgun sequence includes:
- the LOC118029580 gene encoding PRA1 family protein B3 translates to MTSQALPISTTETTSASSSATSTPTLTTLRTFLTRLFSSLRTTLSNRRPWLELVDRTAFSRPLSLSDATTRVRKNFSYFKINYLTILAIVLAFSLLSHPFSLLTLLSLVAAWLGLYTFRPSDQPLVVLGRTMSNREVLGILVLVTVIVVFLTSVGSLIITAVLVGVGIVCVHGAFRDPEDLFMDDQDTAGSTGLFSFIGGPSGGSNVIPLV, encoded by the coding sequence ATGACCTCCCAAGCTCTCCCGATCTCTACCACCGAAACCACCTCCGCCAGCTCCTCCGCCACCTCAACCCCAACCCTCACCACCCTCCGCACCTTCCTCACGCGCCTCTTCTCTTCCCTCCGCACTACCCTCTCCAACCGCCGTCCCTGGCTCGAACTCGTCGACCGCACCGCCTTCTCCcgccccctctccctctccgACGCCACCACGCGAGTACGCAAAAACTTCTCCtacttcaaaataaattatctgaCCATCCTCGCAATCGTACTCGCTTTCTCCCTCCTTTCACACCCATTCTCCCTCCTTACCCTCCTCTCCCTCGTCGCCGCCTGGCTCGGTCTCTACACCTTCCGGCCGTCAGATCAGCCCCTGGTAGTCCTCGGCCGTACGATGTCGAACAGGGAGGTTTTGGGGATACTGGTTTTGGTGACGGTTATCGTTGTGTTCTTGACAAGCGTTGGGTCGTTGATTATAACGGCTGTTTTGGTTGGGGTAGGGATTGTGTGTGTGCACGGAGCATTTAGGGATCCTGAGGATTTGTTCATGGATGATCAAGATACTGCTGGGTCCACTGGTTTGTTCTCTTTTATTGGTGGACCATCTGGGGGATCCAATGTGATACCTCTAGTTTGA
- the LOC118029579 gene encoding exocyst complex component EXO70B1, translating to MAAENGEEKLIAVARHIAKTLGHNESMADDILQIFSNFDGRFSREKFVDKLTTAGQEEDLRPLDHTIKSLQRRISHYVAAEYSIWSDSADSSAFLDCLDELISTVRELSGSIYAGAYLSNAEDLLQQAMFRLAEEFRLLMERGGESFELPRSYKNSNGVLTENNSNNLLYEDSDEDDHDDSDSEIPVAQPISNYDVIIDAFPSGIVNDLHEMAKRMVVSGYRKECLHVYGSCRREFLEESMSRLGLGKLSSEEVQRMPWNELEVEIDKWIKAANVSLRILFPSERRLCDRVFYGFGSVNDSSFMEVCRGTVVQILNFADAVAIGSRSPERLFMVLDLFETMRDLMPEFEYNFSDQYCLVLRNDALGLWKRLREAIRGIFMELENLIRRDPAKAPVPHGGLHPITRYVMNYLRAACRSRESLELVFEESASVPSKASTSSSLSVQMEWIMELLESNLEVKAKIYRDTALCSVFLMNNGRYIVQKVKDSELGSLLGDDWIRKHTAKVKQYISSYQRSTWNKLLGVLRADCSPVGANVGGKSMSMKDRIRAFNSQFEEIYKSQSRWIIFDEQLRNELRISLSNLVLPAYRNFIERLQNAPDVGRHADRFIKYNLEDIDTRINELFQGGNGSAGGRK from the coding sequence ATGGCGGCAGAGAACGGAGAGGAGAAGCTGATCGCCGTAGCACGCCACATAGCGAAAACGCTTGGCCACAACGAGTCAATGGCAGACGATATCTTGCAAATCTTCTCCAACTTCGACGGCCGTTTTTCTCGCGAAAAATTTGTCGATAAATTGACAACGGCAGGACAGGAAGAAGATTTGAGACCTCTTGACCATACTATCAAGTCCTTACAACGTCGGATCTCCCATTACGTCGCCGCCGAATACTCGATCTGGTCTGACTCCGCCGACTCATCCGCCTTCCTCGACTGTCTCGACGAGCTAATCTCTACTGTCCGTGAACTCTCCGGCTCCATTTATGCCGGAGCGTATCTGTCAAACGCGGAGGATCTTCTTCAGCAGGCTATGTTCCGGCTGGCAGAAGAGTTCCGTCTGTTAATGGAACGCGGAGGTGAGTCCTTTGAACTTCCTAGATCTTACAAAAACAGCAACGGAGTGTTAACGGAAAACAATAGTAATAATTTATTGTATGAGGATTCTGACGAGGATGATCACGATGATAGTGATAGTGAGATTCCGGTCGCGCAGCCTATAAGTAATTATGACGTCATAATTGATGCATTCCCGTCGGGGATTGTTAATGATTTGCATGAAATGGCAAAGAGAATGGTGGTTTCGGGGTATCGTAAGGAGTGTTTACACGTGTATGGTAGTTGCCGTAGGGAGTTTTTGGAGGAAAGCATGTCGAGGTTAGGGTTAGGGAAACTGAGCAGTGAAGAAGTGCAAAGGATGCCATGGAATGAATTGGAGGTTGAAATTGATAAGTGGATTAAAGCGGCGAATGTTTCGCTTCGGATTTTGTTTCCGAGCGAGAGGAGGTTGTGTGATCGTGTGTTTTATGGGTTTGGTTCGGTGAATGACTCGTCGTTTATGGAGGTCTGTAGGGGGACGGTGGTGCAGATATTGAATTTCGCAGATGCAGTTGCGATTGGGAGTAGGTCTCCGGAGAGGTTGTTTATGGTTTTGGATTTGTTTGAGACAATGAGGGATTTGATGCCGGAGTTCGAGTATAATTTTAGTGATCAGTATTGTTTGGTTCTTAGGAATGATGCATTGGGGTTATGGAAGAGGTTAAGGGAGGCAATAAGGGGGATTTTTATGGAATTGGAGAATTTGATTAGGCGGGATCCTGCCAAAGCTCCAGTGCCTCATGGAGGGCTTCATCCAATCACGAGATATGTGATGAATTATTTACGTGCTGCGTGTAGGTCCAGAGAGTCGCTAGAGCTGGTTTTTGAGGAGAGTGCGAGTGTTCCATCAAAGGCTTCTACTTCATCTTCGCTGTCGGTTCAAATGGAGTGGATTATGGAGCTGTTGGAGAGTAATTTGGAAGTGAAGGCGAAGATTTACAGGGACACTGCGTTGTGCTCTGTTTTCTTGATGAATAATGGGAGGTACATTGTGCAAAAAGTGAAGGATAGCGAATTGGGTTCGCTGCTTGGGGATGATTGGATTAGGAAACATACTGCAAAAGTCAAGCAATACATTTCGAGTTATCAGAGAAGCACGTGGAATAAACTCTTGGGGGTGTTGAGAGCAGACTGCAGCCCTGTAGGAGCTAATGTCGGGGGAAAGTCCATGTCTATGAAGGACAGGATTAGGGCATTTAACTCGCAGTTTGAGGAGATTTACAAATCTCAATCTCGATGGATCATATTTGATGAGCAGCTAAGAAACGAGTTGCGGATCTCCTTGTCCAATCTAGTGCTGCCAGCTTATAGAAACTttattgagaggcttcaaaatGCTCCGGATGTGGGAAGGCACGCGGATAGGTTTATTAAGTACAATCTGGAGGACATTGACACCCGGATAAATGAGTTGTTCCAGGGAGGGAATGGATCAGCTGGTGGCAGGAAATGA